From the genome of Bombyx mori chromosome 16, ASM3026992v2, one region includes:
- the LOC101744559 gene encoding uncharacterized protein LOC101744559 translates to MSFNIDDPQYHMGHLFMDCMRRRPDSVCQIDAATGETETNASVLQRSVRLAKYMRTLGLKPGDVLALAGRNHLDLYIPYYAALMNGYPITGVDPLFKLHEIKSFFKLTQPKIAFCQQNQRENYLEAARELGLDTRVITFDGDEPMSKLLADFADDDIADFQPATFDLDKVYVWLISTGGTSGVLKVAAIKHKVWIRKANCLTLCLFELKDKDDTSQVIALNLSPVQWVSGLFNAMGIPLLNQTKVQTSALLTMEHVVEIINKYKPKTTMMNPSLASNLLAYENCDFKCFKSLVLGGGKLHKDVILALKSRLRHDALLIEAYGQTENIGPVFATNHKTPISSCGKRADSVEVKLVDPESGLEITEPHVPGELWTKGDCFTEYYLNPEETAKAFTADGWFKTGDILYRDEEDFFYFVERMSMLIKYRSYHVIPVEIEGVIRTHEGVLDVSVTSIPSEEDGEHPVACVVRRKDATVTAEEIKDLVADKLSDSKRLRGGVIFMDELPMTSVGKVARAKLRQLAQNLPRE, encoded by the exons ATGTCTTTCAACATTGACGACCCTCAATACCACATGGGACATCTATTTATGGACTGCATGAGAAGACGACCTGATTCAGTGTGCCAG atagacGCAGCAACAGGGGAGACAGAGACAAACGCGTCAGTACTACAGCGGTCTGTGCGGTTAGCCAAGTACATGCGGACGCTCGGTCTTAAGCCGGGGGATGTACTGGCACTGGCGGGAAGAAACCACTTGGATCTTTATATACCATATTATGCTGCCTTAATGAATGGATATCCTATAACCGGCGTCGATCCACTATTCAAATTAC ATGAAATCAAAAGCTTTTTTAAATTGACGCAACCAAAAATAGCGTTTTGTCAACAAAATCAACGGGAAAATTACTTGGAAGCTGCCCGCGAACTAGGGCTTGACACCAGAGTCATCACATTTGACGGAGACGAGCCGATGTCCAAGTTACTAGCTGACTTCGCTGATGACGATATTGCTGATTTTCA GCCGGCCACTTTCGATTTAGACAAGGTTTACGTCTGGCTGATTAGCACTGGTGGCACATCAGGAGTTCTGAAAGTAGCTGCCATCAAACACAAAGTTTGGATTAGAAAAGCGAATTGTTTAACTTTGTGTCTGTTTGAATTAAAGGATAA AGATGATACGAGTCAAGTAATAGCTCTGAATCTGTCCCCAGTACAATGGGTGTCGGGACTTTTTAACGCAATGGGCATACCGCTTCTCAACCAAACAAAGGTACAGACGTCAGCGCTACTTACAATGGAACATGTCGTTGAGATCATAAACAAGTACAAG CCAAAAACCACAATGATGAACCCGTCGCTAGCTTCTAATTTGTTGGCCTATGAAAACTGTGACTTCAAATGCTTCAAAAGCCTAGTTTTAGGAGGCGGGAAATTACATAAGGATGTTATTTTGGCCCTAAAG AGTAGATTACGACATGACGCGTTACTGATCGAAGCGTACGGGCAGACAGAGAACATAGGACCGGTATTCGCAACGAACCATAAAACACCGATCAGTAGTTGCGGCAAAAGAGCGGACTCTGTTGAAGTTAAG ttAGTTGATCCTGAGAGCGGTCTAGAAATAACTGAACCGCATGTCCCGGGAGAATTGTGGACTAAAGGAGATTGTTTTACA GAGTACTACCTGAATCCAGAAGAAACTGCTAAGGCCTTCACAGCGGATGGCTGGTTTAAAACCGGGGATATTTTGTACAGAGACGAAGAGGACTTTTTCTATTTCGTCGAAAGAATGAGCATGCTCATCAAATATAGGAGCTACCAT GTTATACCTGTCGAAATCGAAGGCGTGATCAGAACACACGAAGGAGTCTTGGATGTTAGTGTTACCAGTATACCTAGTGAAGAAGACGGCGAGCATCCCGTAGCGTGTGTGGTGAGACGGAAGGATGCCACCGTCACAGCAGAGGAGATAAAAGATCTTGTTGCCG ATAAATTGTCGGATTCAAAAAGATTAAGAGGCGGAGTTATATTCATGGACGAATTACCGATGACATCCGTGGGAAAGGTGGCCCGCGCGAAATTACGACAATTGGCGCAAAACCTACCACGGGAATGA